Proteins from a single region of Streptococcus oralis:
- the ppc gene encoding phosphoenolpyruvate carboxylase — protein MSLQKLENYSNKAVVQEEVLILTELLEDITKNMLAPETFEKIIQLKELSTSEDYQGLNDLVTSLSNEEMIYISRYFSILPLLINISEDVDLAYEINHQNNVDQDYLGKLSTTIKMVAEKENAAEILEKLNVVPVLTAHPTQVQRKSMLDLTNHIHTLLRKYRDVKLGLINKEKWHTDLRRYIEIIMQTDMIREKKLKVTNEITNVMEYYQSSFLNAVPRLTAEYKKLAKEQAIELQHPKPITMGMWIGGDRDGNPFVTAETLNKSALTQCEVIMNYYDEKIYNLYREFSLSTSIVNVSDKVREMALKSQDNSIYREKELYRRALFDIQAKMLATKAYLIEDKDLQPRYATADEFYQDLLAIRDSLLENKGEYLISGEFVELMQAVEIFGFYLASIDMRQDSSVHEACVAELLASAGINDHYSDLSEDEKCALLLKELEEDPRILSATHAEKSELLEKELSIFKAARKLKDKLGENVIRQTIISHATSVSDMLELAIMLKEVGLVDAQKARVQIVPLFETIEDLDHSEETMRRYFSLPLAKKWIASKDNYQEIMLGYSDSNKDGGYLSSCWTLYKAQQQLTAIGDEFGVKVTFFHGRGGTVGRGGGPTYEAITSQPLKSIKDRIRLTEQGEVIGNKYGNKDAAYYNLEMLVSAAINRMITKKKSDTNTSNRYEAIMDQVVDRSYDIYRDLVFGNEHFYDYFFESSPIKAISSFNIGSRPAARKTITEIGGLRAIPWVFSWSQSRVMFPGWYGVGSSFKEFIDQDPKNIEFLRDMYQNWPFFQSLLSNVDMVLSKSNMNIAFEYAKLCEDEEVQAIYYTILDEWQLTKDVILAIEGYDELLAENSYLKDSLNYRMPYFNILNYIQLELIKRQRRGELSADEEKLIHTTINGIATGLRNSG, from the coding sequence ATGTCTCTTCAAAAATTAGAAAACTATAGTAATAAAGCAGTTGTCCAAGAAGAAGTCTTGATTCTGACTGAGCTATTAGAAGATATCACAAAAAATATGCTGGCGCCAGAAACCTTTGAAAAGATTATCCAGTTGAAGGAATTATCAACTAGCGAGGATTATCAAGGGCTCAATGACCTAGTGACCAGTCTTTCGAATGAAGAAATGATTTACATTTCACGCTATTTCTCTATCCTTCCACTTTTGATTAATATCTCTGAGGATGTGGATTTGGCCTATGAAATCAATCACCAAAACAATGTGGACCAAGACTATCTAGGAAAACTATCTACAACGATTAAGATGGTAGCTGAAAAAGAAAATGCAGCCGAAATTTTAGAAAAGTTAAATGTCGTTCCTGTCCTGACTGCCCATCCAACGCAAGTACAGCGCAAGAGTATGCTGGATTTGACTAACCACATCCATACTCTCTTGCGCAAGTACCGTGATGTCAAACTCGGCTTGATTAATAAAGAAAAATGGCACACGGATCTCCGTCGTTACATTGAAATTATCATGCAAACGGACATGATTCGAGAGAAGAAATTGAAAGTAACCAACGAAATCACCAACGTGATGGAGTATTACCAAAGTTCTTTCCTGAATGCTGTTCCCCGTTTGACGGCTGAGTATAAAAAATTAGCCAAAGAACAAGCTATTGAGCTCCAACATCCAAAACCAATTACTATGGGGATGTGGATCGGAGGAGACCGTGATGGAAATCCTTTCGTAACAGCGGAAACCCTCAATAAATCAGCCTTGACTCAGTGCGAAGTCATCATGAACTACTATGATGAAAAGATTTATAATCTTTACCGTGAATTTTCACTGTCAACCAGCATCGTGAATGTCAGCGACAAGGTCCGTGAGATGGCGCTGAAGTCACAAGATAACTCGATTTACCGTGAAAAAGAACTCTATCGTCGTGCCCTTTTTGATATCCAAGCTAAGATGCTGGCAACCAAGGCTTATTTGATTGAAGACAAGGATCTTCAACCTAGATATGCCACTGCAGATGAATTCTATCAAGATTTGTTGGCCATTCGCGACTCTCTCCTTGAGAACAAAGGGGAATACCTGATTTCAGGAGAATTTGTCGAGTTGATGCAAGCTGTCGAAATTTTTGGTTTCTACCTTGCTTCTATTGATATGCGCCAAGACTCTAGTGTTCATGAAGCCTGTGTAGCAGAATTGCTTGCATCTGCTGGTATCAACGACCACTATAGCGATCTGTCTGAAGACGAAAAATGCGCCCTCCTCTTAAAAGAGTTGGAAGAAGACCCTCGTATCCTCTCAGCGACTCATGCTGAAAAGTCAGAACTGCTTGAAAAAGAACTATCTATCTTTAAAGCTGCGCGCAAGTTGAAGGACAAACTAGGTGAAAACGTCATCCGTCAAACCATCATTTCTCACGCAACAAGTGTATCTGATATGCTCGAACTAGCCATTATGCTTAAGGAAGTCGGCTTGGTAGATGCTCAAAAAGCCCGCGTTCAGATTGTTCCCCTCTTTGAAACAATCGAAGACTTGGATCACTCAGAAGAGACTATGAGAAGATATTTCTCTCTTCCTTTGGCTAAAAAATGGATTGCTTCAAAAGACAACTACCAAGAAATCATGCTTGGTTACTCTGATAGTAACAAAGACGGTGGTTATTTATCATCATGTTGGACCCTCTACAAGGCTCAACAACAACTGACTGCTATCGGGGATGAATTTGGCGTTAAAGTCACTTTCTTCCACGGTCGTGGTGGTACTGTGGGTCGTGGTGGTGGACCAACATATGAAGCCATTACATCTCAACCGCTTAAATCTATTAAGGACCGTATCCGTCTGACTGAGCAAGGAGAAGTTATCGGAAACAAATACGGTAACAAAGACGCTGCCTATTATAACCTTGAAATGCTGGTTTCTGCAGCCATTAACCGTATGATTACCAAGAAGAAGAGTGATACCAATACGTCAAATCGTTACGAAGCTATTATGGACCAAGTAGTAGACCGTAGTTACGATATCTATCGTGATTTGGTCTTTGGAAATGAACATTTCTATGACTATTTCTTTGAATCAAGTCCAATCAAGGCTATTTCAAGCTTCAATATCGGTTCGCGTCCAGCAGCTCGTAAGACCATCACTGAAATCGGTGGTTTACGTGCCATTCCTTGGGTCTTCTCATGGTCACAAAGCCGTGTCATGTTCCCTGGCTGGTACGGAGTGGGATCAAGCTTTAAAGAATTTATTGATCAAGATCCGAAGAATATCGAGTTTCTTCGAGATATGTATCAAAACTGGCCTTTCTTCCAATCTTTACTTTCCAATGTAGACATGGTCTTGTCTAAGTCTAATATGAACATTGCTTTTGAATATGCCAAGCTCTGTGAAGACGAAGAAGTACAAGCTATCTACTACACTATTTTAGATGAATGGCAGTTGACTAAGGACGTTATTTTAGCTATCGAAGGTTATGATGAACTCTTGGCAGAAAACTCTTACCTAAAAGACAGTCTAAACTATCGTATGCCTTACTTTAATATCCTTAACTACATCCAGTTGGAGTTGATTAAACGTCAACGTCGCGGCGAATTGTCAGCTGACGAAGAAAAACTGATCCATACAACTATTAACGGAATTGCAACTGGTTTACGTAATTCAGGCTGA
- the ftsW gene encoding cell division peptidoglycan polymerase FtsW — protein sequence MKISKRHLLNYSILIPYFLLSILGLIVVYSTTSATLIEEGKSAFQLVRNQGIFWIASLILIALIYKLKLGFLRNGRLIFIVMIVEMVLLALARLVGTPVNGAYGWISVGPVTIQPAEYLKIIIIWYLAHRFSKQQDEIAVYDFQVLTQNQWLPRAFNDWRFVLLVLIGSLGIFPDLGNATILVLVALIMYTVSGIAYRWFSTILALLAGSSMLVLSVIRFVGVEKFSKIPVFGYVAKRFSAFFNPFNDLAGAGHQLANSYYAMVNGGWFGLGLGNSIEKRGYLPEAHTDFVFSIVIEEFGFVGASMILALLFFLILRIILVGIRAKDPFNSMVAIGVGGMILVQVFVNIGGISGLIPSTGVTFPFLSQGGNSLLVLSVAIALVLNIDASEKRAKLIREYENQTDESL from the coding sequence ATGAAAATTAGCAAAAGGCACCTACTAAACTATTCCATTTTGATTCCTTACTTCCTTTTATCGATTTTGGGGCTGATTGTGGTGTACTCGACAACGAGTGCAACCTTGATCGAAGAAGGGAAAAGCGCCTTTCAATTGGTGCGTAACCAGGGGATCTTCTGGATAGCTAGTTTGATTCTGATTGCCTTAATCTATAAATTAAAATTAGGTTTCCTAAGAAACGGACGTCTCATCTTTATCGTAATGATTGTGGAGATGGTTCTTTTAGCTCTGGCGCGACTGGTCGGAACACCTGTCAATGGAGCATACGGATGGATCTCTGTAGGACCTGTAACGATTCAGCCTGCTGAGTACCTTAAGATTATCATTATCTGGTACCTGGCACATCGATTTTCAAAACAACAAGATGAGATTGCGGTTTATGACTTCCAGGTTTTGACACAGAATCAGTGGCTACCTCGAGCTTTTAACGACTGGCGTTTTGTTCTGCTAGTTCTGATTGGTAGCTTGGGAATTTTTCCAGACTTGGGAAATGCGACCATCTTGGTCTTGGTGGCGCTCATCATGTATACCGTAAGTGGAATCGCCTATCGTTGGTTCTCAACCATTCTGGCTCTCTTGGCAGGGAGCTCAATGTTAGTCTTGTCTGTCATTCGCTTTGTTGGGGTTGAAAAGTTCTCTAAAATTCCTGTATTTGGTTACGTTGCTAAACGTTTTAGTGCCTTCTTTAATCCTTTTAATGACTTGGCGGGTGCAGGACACCAGCTCGCAAATTCCTACTATGCCATGGTTAATGGTGGCTGGTTCGGACTGGGACTAGGGAATTCTATCGAGAAGCGTGGTTATCTGCCAGAAGCCCATACGGATTTCGTCTTTTCGATTGTTATCGAGGAGTTTGGATTCGTAGGAGCCAGTATGATTTTGGCTTTACTCTTCTTCTTGATTTTGCGAATCATCTTGGTTGGTATTCGAGCAAAGGATCCCTTTAACTCCATGGTTGCTATTGGTGTCGGAGGGATGATCCTTGTTCAGGTATTTGTCAATATCGGTGGGATTTCAGGATTGATTCCTTCTACAGGGGTAACCTTCCCCTTCCTTTCACAAGGTGGGAACAGTCTCCTGGTATTATCAGTAGCCATCGCGCTTGTACTAAACATTGATGCCAGCGAAAAACGTGCCAAACTTATCAGAGAATACGAGAATCAAACCGATGAAAGTCTGTAA
- the prsA gene encoding peptidylprolyl isomerase PrsA has protein sequence MKKKLMAGAITLLSVATLAACSNSSEGKDLISMKGDVITEHQFFEEVKNNPTAQQVLLNMTIQKVFEQQYGSEVTDKDVDDAVAEEQKKYGDSYNSVLQRAGMTPETRKAQIRTSKLVELAVKKAAESELTDEAYQKAFESYTPDVTAQIIRLDNEDKAKEVLEKAKAEGADFAQLAKDNSNDDKTKENGGEITFDSASTELPEQVKKAAFALDVNGVSDVITATGTQAYSSQFYIIKVTKKTEKSSNIEDYKEKLKTIILTQKQNDSAFVQGVIGKELQAANIKVKDQSFQNIFTQYIGGGDSSSSSSSSSN, from the coding sequence ATGAAGAAAAAACTTATGGCAGGAGCCATCACACTTTTATCAGTAGCAACACTTGCAGCTTGTTCAAACAGTTCTGAAGGAAAAGATTTGATCAGCATGAAGGGCGATGTGATTACAGAACATCAATTCTTTGAAGAAGTAAAGAACAATCCAACTGCACAACAAGTCTTGCTCAATATGACCATCCAAAAAGTATTTGAACAACAATATGGATCAGAGGTAACGGATAAAGATGTGGATGACGCCGTTGCTGAAGAACAAAAGAAATACGGCGATAGCTACAACAGCGTGCTTCAACGTGCAGGTATGACACCTGAGACTCGTAAAGCTCAAATCCGTACTAGCAAATTGGTTGAATTGGCAGTTAAGAAGGCTGCTGAGAGTGAGTTGACAGACGAAGCCTACCAAAAAGCTTTTGAGTCTTACACACCAGATGTAACAGCTCAAATCATCCGTTTGGATAATGAAGACAAGGCAAAAGAAGTACTTGAGAAAGCTAAAGCAGAAGGTGCAGATTTTGCTCAGTTGGCAAAAGACAACTCTAACGACGACAAAACAAAAGAAAATGGTGGAGAAATCACTTTTGATTCTGCTTCAACAGAACTTCCAGAACAAGTCAAGAAAGCAGCCTTTGCCTTGGATGTGAACGGGGTTTCTGATGTGATTACAGCTACTGGAACACAAGCCTACAGCAGTCAGTTCTACATCATCAAAGTAACGAAGAAAACAGAAAAATCTTCTAATATAGAGGATTACAAAGAAAAATTGAAGACCATCATCTTGACTCAAAAACAAAATGATTCAGCCTTTGTTCAAGGAGTAATTGGTAAAGAATTGCAAGCAGCAAACATCAAGGTTAAAGACCAATCATTCCAAAACATCTTCACCCAATACATCGGTGGTGGTGACTCAAGCTCAAGTAGCAGTTCTTCATCTAACTAA
- a CDS encoding O-methyltransferase: MVESYSKNANHNMRRPVVKEEIVELMRQRQKQVTGSLKELETFARKENIPIIPHETVAYFRFLMETIQPKNILEIGTAIGFSALLMAEHAPNAKITTIDRNPEMIGFAKENFAQFDSRKQITLLEGDAVDVLSTLTETYDFVFMDSAKSKYIVFLPEILKHLEVGGVVVLDDIFQGGDVAKDIMEVRRGQRTIYRGLQRLFDATLDNPGLTATLVPLGDGILMLRKNLVEVVLPESE; this comes from the coding sequence ATGGTAGAGTCTTATAGTAAAAATGCCAATCACAATATGCGTCGGCCTGTCGTCAAGGAAGAAATCGTAGAACTCATGCGCCAGCGTCAAAAGCAGGTGACAGGTTCTTTGAAAGAATTGGAGACCTTCGCTCGCAAGGAAAACATTCCAATCATTCCTCATGAGACAGTTGCTTATTTCCGTTTTCTCATGGAGACCATACAACCCAAGAATATTCTAGAGATCGGAACGGCAATTGGCTTTTCTGCCCTCCTGATGGCGGAACATGCGCCAAATGCCAAGATTACAACCATTGACCGTAATCCAGAAATGATAGGCTTTGCCAAGGAAAACTTTGCCCAGTTTGACAGTCGTAAGCAAATCACCTTACTTGAAGGTGATGCTGTTGATGTTTTATCTACTTTGACAGAAACATATGATTTTGTCTTTATGGATTCGGCCAAGTCAAAGTACATCGTCTTTCTGCCTGAAATCCTTAAACATTTGGAAGTTGGTGGAGTAGTCGTCTTGGATGATATTTTCCAAGGAGGAGATGTTGCCAAGGACATCATGGAAGTCCGCCGAGGTCAACGTACCATTTACCGTGGTTTGCAAAGGCTTTTCGACGCAACGTTGGACAATCCAGGTCTAACAGCAACTCTAGTTCCACTTGGAGACGGTATTCTTATGCTACGAAAGAATCTAGTAGAAGTAGTGCTTCCTGAGAGCGAATGA
- the pepF gene encoding oligoendopeptidase F yields MVLQRHEINEKDTWDLSTIYPTDQAWEEALKDLTEKVQTASQYEGHLLDSADSLLEITEFSLDLERQVEKLYVYAHMKNDQDTREAKYQEYYAKAMTLYSQLEQAFSFYEPEFMEISEEQYAAFLEAQPKLRVYKHFFDKLLQKKDHVLSQREEELLAGAGEIFGAASETFAILDNADISFPYVLDDEGKEVQLSHGTYIRLMESKNREVRRGAYEALYATYEQFQHTYAKTLQTNVKVQNYRAKVRNYKSARHAALAANVVPESVYDNLVAAVRKHLPLLHRYLNLRSKILGISDLKMYDVYTPLSSVEYSFTYEEALKKAEEALAVLGDDYLSRVKRAFSERWIDVYENQGKRSGAYSGGSYDTNAFMLLNWQDNLDNLFTLVHETGHSMHSSYTRETQPYVYGDYSIFLAEIASTTNENILTEKLLEEVEDDATRFAILNNFLDGFRGTVFRQTQFAEFEHAIHQADQNGEVLTSDFLNKLYADLNQEYYGLSKEDNPQIQYEWARIPHFYYNYYVYQYSTGFAAASALAEKIVHGSQEDRDLYIDYLKAGKSDYPLNVMRKAGVDMEKEDYLNDAFAVFERRLNEFEALVEKLGLA; encoded by the coding sequence ATGGTATTACAACGACATGAAATAAATGAAAAAGATACATGGGATCTTTCGACAATCTACCCAACAGACCAGGCTTGGGAAGAAGCCTTGAAAGATTTAACTGAAAAAGTACAAACAGCATCTCAGTATGAGGGACATCTCTTGGACAGCGCAGACAGTTTGCTTGAGATCACAGAATTCTCACTCGACTTGGAACGCCAAGTTGAAAAGCTTTATGTCTATGCGCATATGAAAAATGACCAGGACACGCGTGAAGCCAAGTATCAAGAGTACTATGCTAAGGCAATGACCCTATACAGTCAGTTAGAACAAGCCTTTTCATTCTATGAACCTGAGTTTATGGAGATTAGCGAAGAGCAGTATGCGGCCTTCCTAGAAGCTCAACCAAAACTCCGAGTTTACAAGCACTTTTTTGACAAGCTTTTGCAAAAGAAAGACCATGTTCTTTCGCAACGTGAGGAAGAATTGCTTGCTGGAGCAGGAGAAATCTTTGGCGCTGCTAGTGAAACCTTCGCTATTTTGGACAATGCGGATATTAGCTTTCCATACGTGCTTGATGACGAAGGCAAGGAAGTGCAACTCTCACACGGTACTTACATCCGTTTGATGGAGTCTAAAAACCGTGAAGTGCGCCGTGGTGCTTATGAAGCCCTCTATGCGACTTACGAGCAATTCCAACACACTTATGCTAAGACCTTGCAGACAAATGTTAAGGTGCAAAACTACCGTGCCAAAGTTCGCAACTATAAGAGTGCTCGCCATGCAGCCCTCGCAGCAAATGTTGTTCCAGAAAGTGTCTATGACAATCTAGTAGCAGCAGTTCGCAAGCACTTGCCACTCTTGCATCGATACCTTAACCTTCGTTCTAAAATCTTGGGTATTTCCGACCTCAAGATGTACGATGTCTACACACCACTATCTTCAGTAGAATACAGCTTTACCTACGAAGAAGCCTTGAAAAAGGCAGAAGAAGCTTTGGCAGTTTTAGGTGACGACTACTTGAGCCGTGTCAAACGTGCCTTCAGTGAGCGTTGGATTGATGTCTATGAAAACCAAGGCAAGCGCTCTGGTGCCTACTCTGGTGGTTCTTATGATACCAATGCCTTTATGCTTCTCAACTGGCAGGATAATCTAGATAATCTTTTTACTCTTGTTCATGAAACAGGTCACAGTATGCATTCAAGCTATACTCGTGAAACTCAGCCTTATGTTTATGGAGATTACTCTATCTTCTTGGCAGAGATTGCCTCAACTACTAATGAAAATATCTTGACGGAGAAATTATTGGAAGAAGTAGAAGACGACGCAACACGCTTTGCTATCCTCAATAACTTCCTAGATGGTTTCCGTGGAACAGTCTTCCGTCAAACTCAATTCGCTGAGTTTGAACATGCCATCCACCAAGCAGACCAGAATGGAGAAGTCTTGACAAGTGATTTCCTAAATAAACTCTACGCTGACTTGAACCAAGAGTATTATGGACTCAGCAAGGAAGATAATCCTCAGATCCAATATGAGTGGGCACGCATTCCACACTTCTACTATAACTACTATGTTTATCAATATTCAACTGGTTTTGCAGCTGCTTCAGCCTTGGCTGAGAAGATTGTCCATGGAAGTCAAGAAGATCGTGACCTCTATATCGACTACCTCAAGGCAGGTAAGTCTGACTATCCACTCAATGTTATGAGAAAAGCGGGAGTGGATATGGAAAAAGAAGACTATCTTAACGACGCTTTTGCAGTCTTTGAACGTCGCTTGAACGAGTTTGAAGCCCTTGTTGAAAAATTGGGACTAGCTTAA
- a CDS encoding competence protein CoiA → MFVARDAKGNLVNALEKDVTKQAYTCPACGGGLRLRQGQSIRTHFAHERLRDCIAIFENESPEHLGNKEALYHWAKKDCQVALEYALPEIQQIADVLVNEKLALEVQCSPLSQKLLGDRSQGYRSQGYQVIWLLGEKLWLKERLTQLQRGFLYYSQNMGFYAWELDLKKQVLRLKYLLHQDLRGKLHFQVKEFPYGQGNLLEILRFPYQKQKLPRFAVVQDSTICHYIRQQLYYQTPYWMKKQEAAYQQGDNLLNRQLDDWYPQVKPIESGDFLQIETDLTSYYRNFQAYYQKNPKNNR, encoded by the coding sequence ATGTTTGTAGCCAGAGATGCCAAGGGGAATTTGGTAAATGCCCTCGAAAAAGATGTGACCAAGCAAGCTTATACTTGTCCAGCCTGTGGAGGCGGACTACGGTTACGCCAAGGACAGAGCATTCGAACGCACTTTGCCCATGAAAGGTTAAGAGATTGCATCGCTATATTCGAGAATGAAAGTCCAGAACACTTGGGCAACAAAGAGGCCCTTTATCACTGGGCCAAGAAAGACTGTCAGGTTGCCCTAGAGTACGCTCTTCCCGAGATCCAGCAGATAGCGGATGTTCTTGTCAATGAGAAACTAGCTCTGGAGGTTCAGTGCAGCCCCTTGTCTCAAAAGCTTTTAGGTGATAGAAGCCAAGGATACCGTAGCCAAGGATATCAGGTTATCTGGCTACTGGGAGAAAAACTCTGGTTAAAAGAGCGATTAACACAATTGCAAAGGGGATTTCTCTATTATAGTCAAAATATGGGTTTCTATGCTTGGGAACTAGATCTCAAAAAGCAAGTTTTGAGACTGAAATATCTTCTGCATCAGGATCTACGTGGCAAGCTTCATTTTCAGGTCAAGGAATTCCCCTATGGCCAAGGAAATCTCTTGGAAATTCTACGATTTCCTTATCAAAAACAAAAACTGCCTCGTTTTGCAGTTGTGCAAGATTCCACTATTTGTCACTACATTCGCCAGCAGTTGTACTACCAAACGCCTTACTGGATGAAAAAACAGGAGGCAGCCTATCAGCAAGGAGACAATCTATTAAACCGTCAACTAGACGACTGGTATCCTCAAGTCAAGCCGATAGAATCAGGTGATTTTTTGCAGATTGAAACGGATTTGACTAGCTATTATAGAAATTTTCAGGCTTACTATCAAAAAAATCCGAAAAATAATCGCTAA
- a CDS encoding DUF1887 family protein, translating to MTSLLVELYDRHVLEKNVCQAFISDCDEILFLSLTKISNEEKLSLRQFIMEEVPHIQRVTFRQLSLEQLADQLDYCLAGYDQVLLDVFGGDSLLALSLYQYGLDRHLSIVAMDVERGKQYKWVAGQLEKEDLDIPTLSIQQLIALRGGKMLKSKRPIHSAQQIAAIKKLASSAIANPAHWYQVTQFFSLAKTNDLHAETKKILENNGKYYHYPESLIPLLVEAGMLCIESEDKKRVAYSFPSQEAQVFCRNKGHILEVYLYLLALESQLFDECMIGGEIDWNGIFPEADNVQNEIDVILRKGRSITFISCKMTDLSVEAINELEVYANHFAGESCLKLIVCTGKINPAYANRCQEYGVLVIRSEQIPNLIPMLKKYSKRFKR from the coding sequence ATGACGAGTCTTTTGGTGGAATTGTATGATCGGCATGTATTGGAAAAGAATGTCTGCCAAGCCTTTATCAGTGATTGTGACGAGATTCTTTTTCTATCTTTGACGAAAATAAGCAATGAAGAGAAGCTCTCTCTCCGTCAGTTTATCATGGAAGAGGTACCTCATATTCAACGAGTGACCTTTCGTCAGTTATCCTTAGAACAACTAGCAGACCAGTTAGATTATTGTCTAGCAGGCTATGACCAGGTTCTTCTTGATGTTTTTGGTGGGGATTCGCTACTAGCCTTATCTCTCTATCAATACGGCTTGGATCGCCACCTCTCCATCGTTGCCATGGATGTCGAGCGAGGAAAACAATACAAGTGGGTGGCTGGTCAGTTAGAAAAAGAAGACCTAGACATTCCAACCCTAAGCATCCAACAGCTGATCGCCTTGCGTGGCGGAAAAATGCTCAAATCAAAACGCCCTATCCACTCAGCTCAGCAAATTGCAGCCATCAAAAAACTAGCCAGTTCTGCCATTGCCAATCCTGCCCACTGGTATCAAGTGACCCAATTTTTCTCTCTAGCTAAGACCAATGACCTGCATGCTGAGACCAAAAAAATACTGGAAAACAACGGCAAGTATTATCACTATCCAGAATCCCTCATCCCTTTACTTGTGGAAGCAGGGATGCTTTGTATTGAAAGCGAAGACAAGAAACGAGTAGCCTACAGCTTTCCAAGTCAAGAAGCTCAAGTCTTTTGCCGCAACAAGGGACATATTTTAGAGGTATATCTCTATCTCTTGGCGCTTGAATCTCAGTTGTTTGATGAGTGCATGATAGGTGGTGAGATTGATTGGAATGGTATCTTTCCAGAGGCAGACAATGTTCAAAATGAGATTGATGTCATTCTGAGAAAGGGCCGGTCGATTACCTTTATCTCCTGCAAAATGACAGATTTATCTGTTGAAGCCATCAACGAACTAGAAGTCTACGCCAATCATTTTGCTGGGGAGAGTTGCCTCAAGTTGATTGTTTGTACTGGAAAAATCAATCCAGCTTATGCCAATCGCTGCCAAGAATACGGCGTGCTGGTCATTAGAAGTGAGCAGATTCCCAATCTCATTCCCATGTTGAAAAAATACTCTAAGAGGTTTAAAAGGTAG
- the tehB gene encoding SAM-dependent methyltransferase TehB, translating to MEKLIAYKRMPLWNKQTMPEAVQQKHNTKVGTWGKITVLKGALKFIELTEDGEVLAEHLFEAGADNPMAQPQAWHRVEAATDDVEWYLEFYCKPEDYFPKKYQTNPVHSEVLEAMQTVKPGRALDLGCGQGRNSLFLAQNGFDVTAVDQNELSLEILQSIVEQEDLDMPVGLYDINSASIRQDYDFIVSTVVLMFLQADRIPAIIQNMQEHTTVGGYNLIVCAMDTEDYPCSVNFPFTFKEGELADYYKDWELVKYNENPGHLHRRDENGNRIQLRFATMLAKKIK from the coding sequence ATGGAAAAATTAATTGCCTATAAACGGATGCCCTTGTGGAATAAACAAACCATGCCTGAAGCTGTCCAGCAAAAGCACAATACTAAAGTCGGCACTTGGGGAAAAATTACTGTCTTGAAGGGTGCTCTCAAGTTTATTGAGCTGACTGAAGATGGTGAGGTTCTAGCTGAGCACCTCTTTGAGGCAGGAGCTGACAATCCTATGGCACAACCGCAAGCTTGGCACCGAGTAGAGGCTGCCACTGATGATGTAGAATGGTACTTGGAATTTTATTGTAAACCTGAGGATTATTTCCCTAAGAAATACCAGACCAATCCAGTCCATTCAGAGGTCCTAGAGGCTATGCAGACAGTGAAACCTGGAAGAGCCTTGGATTTGGGTTGTGGTCAAGGCCGTAACTCTCTCTTTCTCGCACAGAATGGTTTTGATGTGACAGCTGTTGATCAAAATGAATTGTCCCTTGAAATCTTGCAAAGCATCGTAGAGCAAGAGGATCTAGACATGCCTGTCGGACTTTATGATATCAATTCAGCCAGCATTAGACAAGACTATGATTTCATCGTATCGACAGTTGTTCTGATGTTCCTACAAGCGGACCGCATTCCAGCTATTATCCAAAATATGCAGGAGCACACCACGGTCGGTGGTTACAATCTTATCGTCTGTGCCATGGATACAGAGGATTATCCTTGCTCGGTTAATTTCCCATTCACCTTTAAAGAAGGGGAGTTGGCGGACTACTACAAGGATTGGGAATTGGTCAAGTATAATGAAAACCCAGGACATCTGCACCGTCGTGATGAAAATGGCAATCGTATTCAACTACGCTTTGCGACCATGTTAGCTAAAAAGATCAAGTAA
- the smpB gene encoding SsrA-binding protein SmpB, translating to MAKGEGKVVAQNKKAHHDYTIVDTLEAGMVLTGTEIKSVRAARINLKDGFAQVKNGEVWLSNVHIAPYEEGNIWNQEPERRRKLLLHKKQIQNLEQETKGTGMTLVPLKVYIKDGYAKLLLGLAKGKHDYDKRESIKRREQNRDIARVMKAVNQR from the coding sequence ATGGCAAAGGGCGAGGGAAAGGTCGTCGCACAAAATAAAAAGGCGCACCACGACTATACAATCGTAGATACGCTAGAGGCAGGAATGGTCCTGACAGGAACGGAAATCAAGAGCGTTCGAGCTGCTCGAATCAATCTCAAGGATGGCTTTGCCCAAGTAAAAAATGGGGAAGTCTGGCTGAGCAATGTTCATATTGCCCCTTACGAAGAGGGTAATATCTGGAACCAGGAACCAGAACGCCGTCGTAAACTCCTGCTCCATAAGAAGCAAATTCAAAATTTGGAACAAGAGACCAAAGGGACAGGAATGACCCTTGTTCCCCTTAAAGTCTATATCAAAGATGGTTATGCCAAGCTTCTTTTAGGACTTGCTAAAGGGAAACATGACTATGACAAACGGGAGTCGATCAAGCGTCGTGAACAAAACCGCGACATCGCGCGTGTGATGAAAGCTGTCAACCAGCGTTAA